Genomic DNA from Vicinamibacteria bacterium:
TCTATCTATCATAACCGCCGTTAGCACTCACTGCGAGTGAGTGCTAATATCACCCGACGGAGTTGTAGAAGGTGCCGTTTGCACATTGGGATCCTGTGCGCGAGCTCCTGGCTCTCCAGGAACGAATGAACCGTTTGATCGATCAAACCCTTTCGCGAACGCACACGGAGGGCGATCTGTCCACATCGGGCTCCTGGTCGCCGGCGGTGGACGTGTACGAGTCCGACACCAGCCTCGTTCTCCAGGCGGAGCTTCCGGATGTCGAACAGCAGGATATCGAGGTGCGGGTCGATGAAGACCGGGTAACGCTTCGCGGGGAGCGCCGGCTGAAACATCCGCTC
This window encodes:
- a CDS encoding Hsp20/alpha crystallin family protein; the protein is MRELLALQERMNRLIDQTLSRTHTEGDLSTSGSWSPAVDVYESDTSLVLQAELPDVEQQDIEVRVDEDRVTLRGERRLKHPLSEKHFLRMERSYGPFNRTFALPASVDADRVTAEFKRGVLTVTLPKQES